The sequence below is a genomic window from Magnetococcales bacterium.
TTGCGCCAGCTTCGCAAGGAAGGCCTCCTCGCCAGTTTCGATGCCCGCCTGCGGGAGGTGGATTGCCTGGGGAAGCTACGCCCCAAGGTGCGGGATATTTTGGCTGGGGCTTATGTCGTAGCCCAGGAACACGCCCGGATGATCGCCTGGGAGGTCAATCGTATTGTCCGAGCGCTCCACGGCAGTGATCAGACCATCCTGCTGCTGAAGGGGGCGGCTTATGGGGTGGCGGGGCTTGCCATGGCTCGGGGGCGGATTGTGGCCGATGTCGATTTTTTGGTGCCCCGGGATCGCCTCGATCTGGTGGAGGAGCGCCTGACCGCCCACGGCTGGCGCACGGTTCCCCTGCACACCTACGATGAACGTTACTATCGGGAGTGGATGCATGAGCTGCCCCCCATGCAACATTGGGAGCGGCTGACGGAAATAGATGTTCACCACACCATTCTCCCCCCCACCGGGCGCTTCAATCCGGATCCCGGGCTTTTATTGGAATCAGCCACCCCTCTGCTGGCCGGTCAGGGATGGGAATATGGGGAGTGGCCTGAGCTGGCCCGGGATTATCAGGGGCCGAAAGCCATGGCCGGCGCTGTGTGCGGGGTGTGGCTGCCAGCACCGGTGGATATGGTGCTCCACGCTGCGGCACAACTGTTCGTCGATAGCGATTTTGACCGGGGCATGCGGGATCTTTACGATTTGGATCAGCTGCTGCGGGATTTTGGCCGGAAAGACGGTTTTTGGGCTCTTCTGGTTCCAAGAGCCCTACAGCTGGATCTCATTCGACCCCTCTATTATGCCCTGCGCTATACCCACCGTTTGCTGAACACCCCCATTCCAGCTGAAACTTTGGCAGCCGCCCGGGTAGGGGCTCCCACTTGGATGGTGGGTGTGGTGATGGATCTGTTGGTACAGCGGGCTTTGCTTCCCAGCCATCCGGAGGAACGGGAGCGGTGGGGCGCTATCGCCGGGGGGCTGCTTTATATCCGCTCCCACTGGTTGCGGATGCCACCGGGGCTTCTTTTTGCTCACCTCTTACGCAAGGGCCGGCGACGGTTTGAGGCGGATGTGCGGGATCGTTGGGCTTTTTGATCTAAGCGGTCGCGGTCGGCTGCCGGAGCGGGGGATCCTGGAGGGAATGAACCGGGTCCAGCGCCATCGGGGGCCGGACGGGGAGGGGGTGCACCTGGAGCCGGGGGTGGGGCTTGGGCATCAGCGCTTGGCCATCATTGATCTTGAGGGGGGCCATCAACCCCTCTTTAACGAAACCGGTGATGTGGCGGTTATCCTCAACGGCGAGATCTATAATTTTGCCGCCCTTACCCGGGAGTTGCAGGAGAGAGGCCATCAATTCGCCACCCGCTCCGACACCGAAACCCTGGTGCATGCCTGGGAGGAGTGGGGGGAGGGGTGTCTGGATCGCTTGGAGGGGATGTTTGCCTTGGCCATTTGGGATCGCAGGCAGGCGACTCTCTTTCTCGCTCGGGATCGTTTGGGAATCAAGCCCCTTCATTATGCTTTGCTTGGGGATGGCTGGTTGCTCTTCGCCTCGGAGTTGAAGGGGATCATGGCCCATCCCGGTTTTCGGCGGGAGCTGAATCCACAAGGGGTGGAGAGCTATTTTGCCTACGGTTATATCCCGGATCCCCTGACCATTTTTTCCGGGGCTTCGAAGCTTCCCCCCGGCCATGCCCTGACCCTCTCTGGCTCTGCCAACGCTTCTTCCGATCCCTCCTCTTGGGACATTGTTCCCCGGTCTTATTGGCATCTTGATTTTAGCGATGGGGGTTCTGCCGATTTTTCCCCTGGGGCTGCCAGCACATCCAATTCGGACGCTTCGTTTGAAGCTGCCAGTGAGGCTTTGTTGGTGCGGCTGGAAGCGGCTGTTCAATCCCATCTGGTATCGGATGTGCCGGTGAGTGCCTTTTTATCCGGCGGGGTGGATTCCAGTGCGGTGGTAGCGTTGATGGCCCGCTTGAGTGGGGAGCGGATTTCGGCCTGCACGGTTTCCTTTGATGATCCCCGTTTTGACGAAGCCCCTCATGCGGCCAGGTTTGCCAGGGGGTTGGGGATTGATCATCGGGTGGAGCGGGCAGGCTCGGACCATTTTCAGTGGTTGGATCATCTGGCGGGGGATTATGACGAACCCTTTGCCGATCCTTCTGCGCTTCCCACCCGGGTGGTGTGCCAGATGGCTCGCAAGGGGGGCAAGGTGGTGCTTTCGGGGGATGGGGGGGATGAAGTGTGGGCGGGGTATGATCGCTATCCTTTTTTTATGGCGGAGGAGCGGGTTCGGGGGATGGTGCCTGGCATGATCCGTGCGCCTCTTTTTGGTCTGCTGGGTCGACTTTATCCCAAGGCGGATTGGGCTCCCAGGATGTTTCGGGCCAAATCCACCTTTCAATCTTTGGCTATGGATTCGGTGGCGGGTCATTTTCATGGGGTGTCGGTGGTTTCGGATGTTTGGCGGCAGCGGCTTTTTACGTCGGAGCTGAAAAAATCGTTGCAGGGGTGGCAGGCGGTGGAGGTTTTGCGTAAGCATGCTGCTGACGGTCCTGACGATCATCCTTTGCATCGGGCGCAATATTTGGATTTGAAAACTTTTTTGCCTGCCCGGGTGCTTACCAAGGTGGATCGGGCTTCCATGGCGTGGGGGTTGGAGGTGCGGGTGCCGTTGTTGGATCATCGTTTGGTGGAGTGGAGTGCGGGTTTGCCGTCTGATTTTAAGTTACGGGGTAGGGAGGGGAAGCGGCTTTTTAAAAAGGGGCTTGTTGGGCTTTTACCGCAGGAGGTGATGGCGCGGCCCAAGATGGGTTTTTCTCCGCCTTTGGCGGATTGGTTGCGGGGGCCGTTGCAGGGGCGTGTGGGGGAGTCGCTTTTGGGGGAGCGGTTTGGGGATTGCGGGTATTTTGATCGAAAGGTGATTCAGGGCATGATTCAGCAGCATCAGAAGGGTTTGGCAGACCATGCGGCTCCCCTCTGGAGTTTGTTGATGTTCGAAGCTTTTCTACGTCGGTTTTGACTTTAACTATTAAAAAAAAAGATGGGGGGAATTGGGGGGAATTCCTTCCCCCCAAGGTCTTTCTTTTGATCTTGATTTTCCATATTCAGCGGGTTTGGGGCGCAGCCCCAAGGTCTATCTTTTGATTTTGATTTTCCATATTCAGCAGGTTTAGGGCGCAGCCCCAAGGTCTATCTGTAACTGCTCTCCCCCTATTTGATTTTGCCAGCCAAAGCGATTTGAATGGCGATCAATGGGTTGACTCCCTGTTGA
It includes:
- a CDS encoding nucleotidyltransferase family protein, whose amino-acid sequence is MKTESLFCQLLQTPTLFIDLTIAEQDLLLRQLRKEGLLASFDARLREVDCLGKLRPKVRDILAGAYVVAQEHARMIAWEVNRIVRALHGSDQTILLLKGAAYGVAGLAMARGRIVADVDFLVPRDRLDLVEERLTAHGWRTVPLHTYDERYYREWMHELPPMQHWERLTEIDVHHTILPPTGRFNPDPGLLLESATPLLAGQGWEYGEWPELARDYQGPKAMAGAVCGVWLPAPVDMVLHAAAQLFVDSDFDRGMRDLYDLDQLLRDFGRKDGFWALLVPRALQLDLIRPLYYALRYTHRLLNTPIPAETLAAARVGAPTWMVGVVMDLLVQRALLPSHPEERERWGAIAGGLLYIRSHWLRMPPGLLFAHLLRKGRRRFEADVRDRWAF
- a CDS encoding amidotransferase 1, exosortase A system-associated gives rise to the protein MCGIVGLFDLSGRGRLPERGILEGMNRVQRHRGPDGEGVHLEPGVGLGHQRLAIIDLEGGHQPLFNETGDVAVILNGEIYNFAALTRELQERGHQFATRSDTETLVHAWEEWGEGCLDRLEGMFALAIWDRRQATLFLARDRLGIKPLHYALLGDGWLLFASELKGIMAHPGFRRELNPQGVESYFAYGYIPDPLTIFSGASKLPPGHALTLSGSANASSDPSSWDIVPRSYWHLDFSDGGSADFSPGAASTSNSDASFEAASEALLVRLEAAVQSHLVSDVPVSAFLSGGVDSSAVVALMARLSGERISACTVSFDDPRFDEAPHAARFARGLGIDHRVERAGSDHFQWLDHLAGDYDEPFADPSALPTRVVCQMARKGGKVVLSGDGGDEVWAGYDRYPFFMAEERVRGMVPGMIRAPLFGLLGRLYPKADWAPRMFRAKSTFQSLAMDSVAGHFHGVSVVSDVWRQRLFTSELKKSLQGWQAVEVLRKHAADGPDDHPLHRAQYLDLKTFLPARVLTKVDRASMAWGLEVRVPLLDHRLVEWSAGLPSDFKLRGREGKRLFKKGLVGLLPQEVMARPKMGFSPPLADWLRGPLQGRVGESLLGERFGDCGYFDRKVIQGMIQQHQKGLADHAAPLWSLLMFEAFLRRF